In Macrobrachium rosenbergii isolate ZJJX-2024 chromosome 16, ASM4041242v1, whole genome shotgun sequence, a single genomic region encodes these proteins:
- the LOC136846917 gene encoding uncharacterized protein yields MRRRRRRRRRRRRRRRRRRRNTDPEQVEEEGEEETQIRKSGVHEKVQNVLGTLREERDIKFSPGMRRRRRRRRRRRRRRRRSRRRRRRRNTDPEQVEEEGEEETQIRNSGVHEKVQNVLGTLREERDIKFSPGMRRRRRRRRRRRRRRRRRRRRRNSRKQGHE; encoded by the coding sequence atgagaagaagaagaagaagaagaagaagaagaagaagaagaagaagaagaagaagaagaaacacagaTCCGGaacaagtagaagaagaaggagaagaagaaacacaGATCCGAAAAAGCGGAGTTCATGAAAAAGTTCAAAATGTCCTTGGAACACTTCGAGAAGAAAGAGACATCAAATTTTCACCtgggatgagaagaagaagaagaagaagaagaagaagaagaagaagaagaagaagaagcagaagaagaagaagaagaagaaacacagaTCCGGaacaagtagaagaagaaggagaagaagaaacacaGATCCGAAACAGCGGAGTTCATGAAAAAGTTCAAAATGTCCTTGGAACACTTCGAGAAGAAAGAGACATCAAATTTTCACCtgggatgagaagaagaagaagaagaagaagaagaagaagaagaagaagaagaagaagaagaagaagaagaaattctcgCAAGCAAGGACACGAATAA